The genomic DNA TCTCTGGCAGTTAGCTCTTGACCCTCCTCCAATTCAAACCACAGCTTTAAATATCGGGGGCCAAGCAGCCTGATCTGATATCCATGGCCCTGCTGGGTGAGGTTATGATGTTCTTTTAGCACTTTGTGAATAAACTGCTCAAGCTGCTTCAAGTTAGCTATTTCATCCTGTACTTTCTGCAACGAATGCTCTAAAAGATGGTTATAGTCATCGGATGAGTAGGAAGTCATGCATTCTTCAATCTGACCCACAGAGACATTTAATTTACGTAGCATTAAAATATGGGAAAGCTGATAAATCTCATGAAGACCATACATTCGATATTGATTTTTTTCTGTGTATGACGGATACAGAATCCCCTTTTCTTCAAAATATCGCAGTTGATGTACAGATACATTCATAAGCTGTGAAAGCTGGCTGATCGTAATGTATTCTTTCAATGACAGGACTCCTTCTGTGTTGTTGAATAACACTACTATAAACCTTAGGTCTGACCTAAGGTCAATAGCAAATGGAGGACAGCAGAAGATGCGCAAGTGAACGAACATAAATGATTTACCTGTCCGCGATAACCCGGTATAATCATAGGAATTAGATTAATGAGCATAATAAGATGTTCAGGATGAAGATTAGAATGGGGAAATCATGTTGAAGACTTTTAAAAAGGTATATATTGAAATTACAAGTATCTGCAATCTCGCTTGCAGCTTTTGCCCTCAGACGCAGCGTGTGAAAAAATTTATTGATCCTGAAATCTTTCGGAATGTTCTTGATCAGGTCAAGCCGCATACGGATTTCATTTATTTGCATGTAAAAGGAGAGCCGTTGCTTCATCCGAAAATTGACCTTTTGCTGGAGAGCGCTCATGAAAAAGGGTTGAAGGTGAATATTACCACCAACGGCACTTTGCTGCCGAAAACCGGACATAAGCTGTTGGGTCAGCCTGCGCTACGACAGATGAATTTTTCGCTTCACAGCTTTGACGGGCATGAAGGCTCGGTAGACCGTGAAGGATATTTGGGCAATATTTTTACGTTTGCAAGAGAAGCTGTCAAGCATAATGTTATTATTTCGTTTCGTCTCTGGAACCTGACTCAAGATAATTTGACAAATGTGCAGCGTCAGCGCAATCGGGAGACACTTGAGCGATTGGAGCAAGAATTTGAGTTAGACTACCGGATTGAGGAAAAAGTGATACCGGGCAGTGGGGTCAAAATCGCACCAAACGTTTATTTAAATCAGGATCACGAATTTGAATGGCCAAGTCTCAGTGCCCCGGAGGATGATGGAAAAGGCTTTTGTCATGCGCTTCGCAGTCAGGCTGCGGTATTGGTCGATGGAACAGTCGTCCCTTGCTGTCTTGATGGGGAAGGCGTTATAAATTTAGGTAACGTGCATGAGCAATCTTTTACCGACATTGTTGAAGGGGAACGTGCAAATCGCTTGTACTTCGGATTCTCCAAGAGAGAAGCGGTGGAAGAGCTGTGCCGCAAGTGCGGGTACCGTAAACGATTTGGAACCTAACAGAGATTGGGCGGGTGGGACATGCAATCTCTGACAAATTGCCGTTCCCATATTGAGTTTAAACCCATAGGAAAAAGCCGCTAAATACCAAGGATTGATTGGTGTTTAGCGGCTTTTTTGCGTACGTGAAACATGTTCACATTCAACTGTTAGCCAGCGCTTTGGCGTATTGTTTGCCTGCCGAGAGAAGGCTGTCGCTCAGTTCAGGATCATTAACTGAACGTGCAAGCACTAGAGAACCGACCATACTGCTGAACAACGCGCTACCTTTGGACAGATCCATTCCCGCCATATAGGAGATAAACGTAATCATTCGTGTCAGCTCCTGCGTGAATATCTGCCGGATTTCTTCAGAAGAACGGGCTATGTCTACGGAAAGAGCAGGAATAATACAGCCCATTTCTGTTTGATCACGGTGATGGGTGCTTAAATAGTAGTCGATGATAACATTAATTTTGGGATCTTGCGATTCTTGGTCAACAGCCTTCTGAAGCAGTGCGAGGGTATCACTGACAGCATAGCGACAGGCTTCAGCGACTAGCTGTTCTTTGTTCTCAAAGTGTGAATAAAATCCGCCGTGAGTTAATCCAGCCCCTTTCATAATAAAGGGCACACTTACATCGTGGATACCGTTGGCGCGAAAAGCCTGGGCAGCACTTTCAACGATCTTGCTCCGTACTTTAATCTTGTGGCCTTTTGGATAAGGCATTGTAATCACTCCACGGCTTCATAATGCTAACTTCAAAATATTATAGTCATCATAATAAAACGTGTCAATTGGTCTTCTTGCAACGACAACTTCAGCATGGCTGATCACGACTATTGACGTATTTTAAATATGATGACTATAATATATTATGATCATCATATTTAAATCGGGCAATTTCAAAGGGAGGCATCAGGTATGAGCAAGCTTGAATCTGTAGATACACTGGTCATTGGATCAGGTCCAGGAGGTTATGTGGCGGCAGGGCGTTCTGCTCAGCTTGGAATGAAGACAGCCATTGTCGAACGCAGTCAGCTAGGTGGAGTCTGTACGCATGTGGGCTGCATTCCATCCAAAGCTTTGATTGCCGAAGCACATCGCTATGAGGTACTCAGGCAGTTCAATCAGGCCGATACAGCAGCGTCATTCGTGAATGCTCAAGCCTTCAAGCAGGGGATTGTGAACAAGCAGGCAGGCGGAGTCGGATATTTAATGAAAGCGGGAGGTGTGAGTATTCTGGAAGGGGAGGCAAGCCTGGTTGATGAGCATACAGCTATCATCAAGCAAAATGGAGCGGAACAAACGATATCCTTTAAGCATGCCATATTGGCAACCGGTTCCCGCCCAATCGAGCTGAAAGCATTTCCGTTTGGCGGACGTATTTTGTCCTCTACAGATGCGCTTTCGCTTCCAGAGGCTCCGACCAGTCTGGTCGTGATAGGCGGTGGATATATCGGCATCGAGCTTGGACAGATGTATGCCAAATTTGGAACTAAGGTAACAATTCTGGAGGGAGGGGAACGGATATTGCCGGGATTTGAGGCGGATCTTGTGGCCCCTGTTGTCAAGCAGTTGAAGACAGATGGCGTAAACATCGTAACTGGTGCGACAGCCGAAAAAGCCGTGCAGAATACGGATGCCATTACGCTGCATTATTCAAAAGATCAGGAGCAGCATCATGTTACCGCAGAGTTTGTATTAGTTACTGTAGGCAGAAAGCCCAATACAGATGGCACGTTAGGACTGGAGCACATTGGCTTGCCAGTGACGAGCAGAGGGCTGATTGAGACAGACGAGCAGTGTAGAACGGCTATACCCCATATTTTTGCCATTGGAGATATTACGGCGGGTCCAGCTCTTGCCCACAAAGCTTCCTATGAAGCGAAGATTGCGGCAGAAGCGATTGCAGGTCAAGCTGCCAAAGTGGATTATAAAGCCATACCGCTGGTTGTTTTTTCTGAACCGGAGCTGGCTAGTGTTGGCCTAAGTGAAACCGAAGCCAAGGAACAAGCATTACCGATTGTCATTGGCAGAGCCTCGTTTGGGATTAACGGCAGAGCACTGGCACTAAGGGCAGCAGACGGATATATCAAAATCGTAGCAAAAAAAGATTCGGGAATCGTACTGGGGGCGCAAATCGTGGGTGTTGAAGCCTCAACACTCATTTCGGAGCTTGCTCTAGCTATCGAGATGGGCGCAACCGTAGAAGACTTGGCTCTAACCATTCATCCCCATCCCACATTGGGAGAAGTAATTATGGAGGCTGCGGAGAACGCGGTCAAAAAAATGGACAGTGCAAAGTAGAGGCTCCGTACGAAATCAATTCATTGCCTGTGAGAATGATTATCAACTATAATATATTATAGTTGAATGTGAATGCGATCAGGTACGTGGATGGTTTGGATCGGGGGCTGGACAAAAGCAATGAAATTAAATGATCACATCTTGCTCTGGAATCATGTTTTTATACAAGTGTTGGATGTTCGTCATAAGAAAATGGGTAAAGAGGAGGAGTTGCGGAGCTATAGACTTCCGGCTAGTGCGTTCTTGTTTACTCTGCGCGGTAGTGCGCGAGTGCGGCTGGACGACAGCATTCATAGGGTGGAGCGTTTTCATGTGCTGCATGGGGGAAAAGGAATGTGCCTGAGCGTCATTACGGATGATGTGCTTGAATATTACATCATCCTGTACAAGGCAACGTTGGCCCTGACCTGTCGCAAGGAGATTGCACAATTGTTGGAAAAGGAAAATCCTTTTCAGAATCAGTATGCCTTCGCACCTCATTACCCGCTGCCCCTGTATGATAAAGTAAAGCTGTTGGAGCAAGAATGGCGTAAAGCTTCCGGACTTGGAAAACTGCATGTCAAAGTCTTATTTCAACAATTTGTATATGAGCTGTTGCAGCAGTTGTATCGACAAGGCATTGAACCCCTTAAGCCCGACCTGGTAGTGCAGGCTGTAGCATATATTCGTGAGTACTCCAGCCGCTCTATGACACTTGAGTCCATTGCAGAGGAACTGCAGTGTAGCACCGGGCATCTATCAAGGCTGTTCAAGAATAAAATGCATACCAGTCCGATTCATTATTTGGGTCAGGTACGGATAGATCGAGCAGCTCAGCTTTTAATGGAGACGGACGCCACTTTACAGGAAATTGCGGAGATTGTGGGGTATCTGGATGCTCATTCATTAAGCCGCAGCTTTAAGAAATATAAAGGACTTTCTCCTGTACGATTTAAAAATGAACGGCAGCATCATGTCAGGAAGCAAGATCAGGATATGCCCCAAAAGATGCTAACATATGCCCTTCAGCAGACTTCTTCCACACGTTATACTGATATTGATTATCAATATCAGTATAACGTGGAAGGAGATTTATTCATGCACGGAAGAGTCAAAATAACCGCCATGATGATTATGCTGTGTTTATCATTGATGCTGGGAGCTTGTTCAGCTCCTGCCAATACAAATGGAAGCTCGCAATCAGAGGCTAATTCTACAACGACAGCATCCAATGGCGATGGACAAGCGACAGTGCAAGCAAAGACAAGAACAGTATCGACACTAAAAGGAGATGTAGAAGTACCTGCAAACCCGAAACGAGTTGCATCTGATCAGTATATGGGTCATCTTTTGAAACTGGGAATTATTCCGGTAGGGGTCAGAAGCTTTATGCTGAATGAGGCCTGGATTGATAAATCAGGATATCCCAAAGAGAAGTTGGTCGGAATCAAGGATCTCGGCGAATTTCCTATGAATCTGGAGAAACTGACGGTTCTGCAACCGGATTTAATCATAGGTTCGATAGAAAAAAACATCGACAGCTACCAAAAGGTTGGAACAACTGTGTTCCTGCCATATTGGGAGGGCGAATCTACACCGGGGCCGCTGGATAAATTCCGAAGAATTAGTGAAATCTTTGGTAAGGAGAAAGAAGCCGAGCAGTGGATCACTGAATATGAGAATAAAGTCGCAGAGGCCAGAAAGAAAATTGACGGTATCGTTAAGGACGGAGAGACAGTTTCGATCGTGCAGGTTGCGAACAAATCAGTATATGTTTTAGCGGCAGAAGGCGGAAATTACGGAAGTCCAACCATTTATCAGATGTTAAAGCTGCCACCTACGAAGAAAGCATTGCGCATGAAAGAAGGATTTGAAAATATTTCGCTTGAGGTTTTGCCTGAGTATACAGGGGATCATATCTTTGTGTACGGTTCGGAAGATGATGGGGCCAATCAAGTTCTAAATAGTGAGCTATGGAAAGGCCTTCCGGCTGTAAAAAAAGGACAGGTTTATATGTACGGTTCATTCAGCGAAAAGGGCGATGAGTTTGTCATGGAAGATCCTTATTCGCTGGAGCTTCAACTTGACACGATTGTTAATATCTTATTAGCTCACAAAAAATAAAGTTTTATATAACTTTTAACAATCGGCTCTTGGCCTGATTCGTGCAGAACGTGTAACATACATTTCCGATAAATCATTTGGTCCAAAGAGAAATAAACCGCTAAATACGAGGGAAAACCCTGTGTTTGGCGGTTTTTGTATGATGAATTCCTCCATTCCTAATATTCCAGATATATCTCATAGTTTATGTGTATCATCTGGATAAGGATTGGATAGGGAAGAGTCTCTAATTACTGATTTTTTATCAAGCTTCTTGTGGCTCGGGTCACTATTCGTTTGGTTTCCTTCGTATCCGAAGTCTCCAGCCACGCATCACAAACTTGAAGCACCCATTCCGGCTTGGTTTTACTGGCATCATTCAGCCAATTACCTACCGAGTCCTGAACATATTTGGTCGAGTCGGATTGAACAGCTTCCAAAAGTGGAAGTGCCAGCTCTGGGTGTTCTTTCAATTCAGGAATGTGCTTGGCCCAGACACCTTGTGGCCGGGTCAATTCGATGGCAAAACGACGTATATTAGCATCCTGATCCCGTACCCAATCGTTTAAAAGTATGAGCGATTCCAGCAGTTGCATGGCTACGGGCCGTCTTACAGCCATCCAGGCAATTTCACGCACCCCAAAATGTGAATCCGCTGCAAAAGGGCGAATGCTCGCCAATTTCTGTTCTACACTTAAACGGGGATCAATCCCGATGATGTAGGCAGCCCAGCAGCGAATGCTGTCTGAAGGATGAGAGGCCATCGCATCAAAGATTCGAGTACGTTCTTGATGTGTTTGTTGCTCGAACAAGTTCAGCCATGCTTGGGCAATCGCGGGGATTATTTTCATGATCCTTTTTTCCCTCAGATGATCCAATTCGGACAAGAAGATTTCGGATGATCGCTGCAATCCAAACTCATCAAGTGCATTTTGTAGCAGTAAAGCATGATCGACAGCTAGCCATTCGGTGAGATTCACCGTCTGAAGCTGTCCCTGCTGTAGCAGGTGAAGCACATCATCAGGAATATCTGTTCCCTTGCGAGCCCCTTTTCGTTGTAATATCGAATCTGGAATTAAGAATTGTTTTTTAGGATTCATATATTGCCCCCATCAGTGCAGATAGATAAGAATTATTTTTTAATGGTAATTCTAGAGAGAGCGTAGAACTTGTAATACGTCAGCAGGCTCCATACGTTTTTTATAATCAGCATCAGCATATCCTGCACGAATGATACCTTCTTTATCAATTACATAGGTAGCGGGTACGGGGAGTTCCCAGGCACTGTTACCATGAAAAGTATCCAGAGAAATGTCTAATGATTTGTAAAGCTCATGTGCATATTCAGGAAGTTTGAATTTGAGATTGTATTTTTCTGCTATTTGATTATGCAGGTCACTTAAAACATGAAAGCTCAATTCATTCTTCTGTTGCATACTCATTGAATGTTCGGGAGTTTGCGGACTCACGGCAATCAGCTGAGCATGGAGCGACGTTATCTCATTCATGTACCGTTGGTAGGCTTGGAGCTCCAGATTGCAGAACGGACACCAGTGCCCTCTGTAAAAGATAAGAACAACAGGTCCCTTTGTCGTTTCTTCAGATAGTGTTATAACTTGGCCTGTATAATCGGGTAAGCTAAAATCAGGCGCTTTGGTTCCAAGGCTTAATCCATAAGTGGCATTCAAATTGCGAATATCCTGGATCGTCTTATCAAATATATCCAGTACTTCTGAAGGAAGCATTTTTTCCATGTCTGCTTTGGCTGCTTCCAGATCACTTTGTAATTTTTGATATTCCATTGCGTTCACTCCATATCGTATGTTTTTTCTGGTAGCTATACGATACTTCTTTTCTCTGAACTATAGATGTAATGTAGCTTACAACTTCGGCAGCTTTTCGCGATGGATATAAATGGTTTTAAATCCGGTCTTAATGACCTTTTCTTTTACAAGCTCCTGTAAAGCAGCAGTTACAGCTTCTCGGGTTGCACCGACCAAATGAGCGATTTCTTGATGGGATAGCGGGAAATTGATTTTATAATACTCATCTTCACTTTGGAGGGCGAACTGATCGGACAGTTTTATAAGAACATATAAAATTTTATCCTGTAAATTCCCCAAAGCCAGATGTTGGGCCAAACGGCTCATACCTGAGATTCGATCGCTTAACACTTTGATCAAGTTCATCATGAACCGGGGATGTTGGATTAAAAAATGCTCAAAACGGTCTTTGTCCATCCGGCAGATATCGCATTCTTCTATCGTTTCTATATACATATCCCTTGTCCCTAGTGAAATCATATCCATTTCACCAAATACATTCCCCTCGCTGAGGATATCCAAAGTAAATTGCTTTCCGTCAGCGTTTAGCTTATAAAGACGTACTTTTCCCTTCTTTACAAAATAAAGCCCTTCGGAAAAGGTATCCGGGGTTTGAATAAACGTATTTTTCGGTAGGGTCGTAATGGAAGTCATTTGATCCATTTCAACTAAATCCTCTAATGAGAGACTATCAAGCAGATTGAATTGGGATAGGTATTGAATGCTATTCATATGTTCTCCTTATGGTTGCTGGTGGTGTACAGAATCATAATACAATTATAGCTTGTCTAAGGAACTTTGGTCTCTTCTATTACTCACAGCCAGAAGTCTATCTGGAGAAGATTATGGAGGGGGGCTTCATTAATCTCCCCCTCAGGAGTTGCTGCGGATGAGCTGAATAAGGTTCAGGGCAGCGGCAGATAGAGGTTCATTTTTGCGGGTACAGATAGCGATTGAATTTTGAAGCTGGATGTCTTCGACGTATACCCGGCACAGCTCGCCGCGTTCTACATATTCGCGTACGACCAACGAAGACACAAAGTTCGCACCGTATCCGGCAATAACTGCGGTAATGGCCTCATGCAATCCCGTGAAGTTCAGGGTGATCTGGGGAACTGGAGCATTGTAGGTTCGACATAAGGAAAACAATCGCTCCCGTGTCGAGCTTCCCTTTTCACGCATAACAAAGGGTTCATGCATCATCTCTAATAAAGTGACCTGCTGATTAGCGTATCGGTGATCCGGTGCGACGACAAACCATAGCTCATCACGAAACAATTCTTCTGTCTCAATCGTATCCGGGTGTTGCTCTGGCAGTCCCCCATAGACGGCAAAGTCCACTTCTATATTTAATAGCTGCTTCAATGCATCATTGGAATTGGTTGTGTTAATCGTCATTTCAACGTGTTCATATTGTTGCTTGAACTTCGCAATCCAGGTCGGAATTAGAAAATGAGCCGGTAAATAAGTAGCAGCCAGCCGGATATGCCCATGGGTTCCATCACGATAATCCTGTGAAAATTGTTCGATTTGCTGTTCAACGGCAAAGAGCCGTTTGGCGAGTAAAGCAAGCTTTTCACCAGCATCGGTCAAGGCAATTCCTCTTCCCAGCGGCATGAGCAGTGTGAGGGATATTTCTTTTTCGAATTTTTTAATTTGAGCGGTAATAGCAGGTTGGCTGATATTTAATAGTTCAGAGGCTCGTGTCACACTTCCGGTGGAGGCGACCACATGGAATAAACGTAACGCATGCAGGTTCATTGTAGAACTCTCCTTTTTCGATTATTCATATATTTAGATTATAAATAACGCAAAAACATATATTATTTTTATAATAATAATTCATTTACAATCAAAGTGTAAGTTAATACAAAGGAGAGTGGAGCAAATGAATCAAACGAATCAAACGAACACATGGGATCAAGTAGACCAGTATATTTCGGATCGTCTCATTCCGCATGATGCTATTCTGGAACAGGTACTGGCTGCTAATCAAAAAGCGGGATTGCCTCCGTATGATGTATCACCCAATCAGGGAAAACTGTTAAATATCTTTGCTCAAATGCAAGGTGCACAACGCGTGCTGGAGATCGGTACTTTGGGAGGATATAGTACAATCTGGCTGGGAAGGGCGTTGCCGAAGGACGGAAAAATTGTTACGCTGGAAGCCAATCCGCTTCATGCTGAAACAGCCCGGTCCAACATAGCGTTGGCCCAATTGGATGGAATGGTCGAACTTCGTGAGGGAGACGCATTAAAACAGTTAGCACAGATGGAGGAAGAACGCGTTGCCCCTTTTGATCTAATCTTTATTGATGCAGATAAACCGAATAATCCATTGTATCTAGCTTGGGCACTCCGTTTGTCGCATCCTGGCACGGTGATTATTGGCGATAACGTCATTCGTGAAGGAGAAGTCATTCAAGCCTTAAGCACAGACCCTCGTATACAGGGGGTAAGAAAATTTTATGATTTGCTGGCTGAAGAATCGAGGATTACAGCTACAGCCATTCAGACGGTAGGAAGCAAAGGCTATGATGGTTTCGTCATCGGAATCGTAAATGGTTAAATGGCCGAAATCTGCTAAGCACAGAGGGGACCAACCCAGGTGTTTAGCTTTTTTGTTGTGGTAAAATGGTGCTGATGGAAGCAGTAGAACGTTTTTGAACGTTTACTGCTGAATTCCTATGTAAGAAGAATGTATTTACATAAAAATGGATGCCATTCCCTTTCAATGTAAACGCAACCATGGCGTTGGGGCTTGGAATTCACCATTTTGTAAAAAAATGAAGTTGGGATGAAGTTTTTTGAATCTTTTTGAATAAAAATGATTGTTTTTTGTGAGGTTTATGGTACGATATGAATAGTTGGGGGAATGAAGATGCTGACGGAAGAAAGATACAAGTTAATAATACAGCGCTTACAAGAGCGTGGTGTTGTAAAGTTGCAGGAATTGGTCGATCTGTTGGGCGCTTCTGAATCAACGATTCGACGTGATTTAATCGATCTTGAAGCCCGTCAGTTGCTAAAGCGGATTCATGGCGGGGCAGCCTTGCTGAATCAGAAAAGTCAAGAACCTGGCATGGAAGAAAAAGCATTCAAAAACGTTCAACAGAAAAACGCAGTCGCTCGTATGGCCGCCAAAGAAATTTTGGATGGCGAATGTATTTATCTGGATGCGGGAACAACAACGATGGCGATGATTCCTTACATTGAAGCTAAAGACGTGACGGTCGTGACAAATGGCCTATCCCACGTAGAAGCACTGGTAAGCAAACGAATCAGAAGCTATCTACTGGGAGGGATGATGAAAATTCATACCAAGGCCGTAATCGGGAGTATTGCCCTGCAGAATATGGATAATTTTCGGTTCGACAAATGCTTTTTAGGAACGAACGGTGTCGATGTGGAAATGGGATATACAACTCCTGATCCCGAAGAAGCGTTGGTTAAACGGCGTGCCCATCAGCTATCCGGCAAAACCTATGTGTTGGCCGATTCCAGCAAAATTGGTGAAGTTACCTTTGCGAAGCTGTTCGAACTGAAGGAAGCTATCCTTATTACAGAATCGGTGCCTGAACGCTCACGCCGATCTATTGCTCAGAAAACTAAGATAATCGAGGGATAACGATGATATATACAGTAACGCTTAACCCTTCCATTGATTATATCGTGGAAGTTGACGACTTGAAGCTTGGTGATTTGAACCGGATGAAACGTGATTTGAAACTGCCGGGCGGCAAAGGTATTAATGTATCGCGTTTGTTGAATCAGTTGGGAGCAGACAGCACGGCGATTGGTTTTCTCGGAGGATTCACAGGCAGGTTTATCAACGATACATTGCGGGAGGAATCCATCAAAACTGATTTTGTAATCATCGAAGATGATACACGGATCAACATTAAGCTCAAGCATGGTGATGAAACGGAAATTAACGGCTTGGGACCTGCTATACGTGAGCAAGAGGCAGATGCGCTGGTGCAAAAGCTGTCGGGTCTCCAGAAAAATGACATTGTCGTCTTGTCTGGAAGCATCCCGCCATCACTTGGGGGGGACTTCTATGATCGGCTGATTAACGTGTGCCAGCAGACTGGGGCTGAATTCGTCATTGATACCACAGGTGAAGCGCTGATGAAGTCACTCGTTCATAAGCCGCTGCTCGTCAAGCCGAATCACCATGAGTTGGCGGAGTTGTTTGGCGTAACCATTCATTCAAAGGAGGAAATCGTCACTTACGGCCGCAAGCTGCTGGAAACAGGCGCAAAAAATGTTCTGGTTTCCATGGCAGGAGATGGAGCTTTGCTCATTACGGCAGACGAAGTGTACCACGCAAATGTACCGGCAGGAACGGTTAAAAATTCTGTAGGCGCAGGTGATTCCATGATTGCTGGATTCGTGGGTACGTTAGCTCTTGTTGGCGATCCGATCGAAGCATTCCGTGCAGGAGTGGCATCCGGAAGTGCAACCGCGTTCTCTGATGATCTGGCTACCAGAGAGAAAATTGAACAATTACGGCCGCAAGTCACGATTACAAAATGGTAATTCCGCTGCATCATGAGCTTATTAGGCGTGTGTTGACACGCTGATCGAACATAGGAGAGTGAGAAAAATGAGAATAACAGACCTGATGATTAAAGAAACGATGATCATGGACTTGCAGGCAACGACAAAAGACGGGGCGATTGAGGAACTCATCGCCAGTCTCGAAGCCAGCGGACGCATTAATGACCGGGCATTGTTCAAAGAAATGATTTACAAACGCGAAGCAGAATCCAGCACCGGAATCGGCGGCGGCATTGCGATGCCGCATGCCAAGACCAAAGCTGTGAATGAAGCGACTGTTGTTTTTGCAAAAAGCAGTAAAGGCGTAGATTTCGAATCGTTGGACGGTGAGCCGGCGAAAGTCTTTTTCATGATTGCGGCTCCAGAAGGAGCAGCGAATACGCATCTTCGCACACTGGCGGCGCTTTCCCGGTTATTAATTGATACCGATTTCATCGGTAAACTTATGAATACGCAAACACCGGGTGAAGTATCCGAGCTGTTTGATACCAAGCAGGCGGAAGTAGAAGCAGCCAAGCAAGCAAAAGAGGCGAAGGAAGAAGCTGCCAAGGCACAGCAAACACCAGACGTTATCGTTGGCAACCCGGATTCTGACGAGTTTGTGGTTGCGGTTACCGCTTGCCCTACAGGTATCGCACACACGTTTATGGCTGAAGACGCTCTCATTAAGAAAGCGAAAGATATGGGTGTAAATATCCGGGTAGAAACGAACGGCTCGGAAGGTGCACAAAACGTACTGACCCCGGATGAAATTCGTCGTGCCAAAGGTGTAATCGTCGCAGCCGACAA from Paenibacillus sp. FSL R10-2782 includes the following:
- a CDS encoding LysR family transcriptional regulator, with translation MNLHALRLFHVVASTGSVTRASELLNISQPAITAQIKKFEKEISLTLLMPLGRGIALTDAGEKLALLAKRLFAVEQQIEQFSQDYRDGTHGHIRLAATYLPAHFLIPTWIAKFKQQYEHVEMTINTTNSNDALKQLLNIEVDFAVYGGLPEQHPDTIETEELFRDELWFVVAPDHRYANQQVTLLEMMHEPFVMREKGSSTRERLFSLCRTYNAPVPQITLNFTGLHEAITAVIAGYGANFVSSLVVREYVERGELCRVYVEDIQLQNSIAICTRKNEPLSAAALNLIQLIRSNS
- a CDS encoding O-methyltransferase gives rise to the protein MNQTNQTNTWDQVDQYISDRLIPHDAILEQVLAANQKAGLPPYDVSPNQGKLLNIFAQMQGAQRVLEIGTLGGYSTIWLGRALPKDGKIVTLEANPLHAETARSNIALAQLDGMVELREGDALKQLAQMEEERVAPFDLIFIDADKPNNPLYLAWALRLSHPGTVIIGDNVIREGEVIQALSTDPRIQGVRKFYDLLAEESRITATAIQTVGSKGYDGFVIGIVNG
- a CDS encoding DeoR/GlpR family DNA-binding transcription regulator encodes the protein MLTEERYKLIIQRLQERGVVKLQELVDLLGASESTIRRDLIDLEARQLLKRIHGGAALLNQKSQEPGMEEKAFKNVQQKNAVARMAAKEILDGECIYLDAGTTTMAMIPYIEAKDVTVVTNGLSHVEALVSKRIRSYLLGGMMKIHTKAVIGSIALQNMDNFRFDKCFLGTNGVDVEMGYTTPDPEEALVKRRAHQLSGKTYVLADSSKIGEVTFAKLFELKEAILITESVPERSRRSIAQKTKIIEG
- the pfkB gene encoding 1-phosphofructokinase — translated: MIYTVTLNPSIDYIVEVDDLKLGDLNRMKRDLKLPGGKGINVSRLLNQLGADSTAIGFLGGFTGRFINDTLREESIKTDFVIIEDDTRINIKLKHGDETEINGLGPAIREQEADALVQKLSGLQKNDIVVLSGSIPPSLGGDFYDRLINVCQQTGAEFVIDTTGEALMKSLVHKPLLVKPNHHELAELFGVTIHSKEEIVTYGRKLLETGAKNVLVSMAGDGALLITADEVYHANVPAGTVKNSVGAGDSMIAGFVGTLALVGDPIEAFRAGVASGSATAFSDDLATREKIEQLRPQVTITKW